The following proteins come from a genomic window of Pseudomonas hygromyciniae:
- the ppsR gene encoding posphoenolpyruvate synthetase regulatory kinase/phosphorylase PpsR: protein MKRSAFFISDGTGITAETLGQSLLAQFESITFAKFTRPYIDNVDKARAMVQQINLAAEKDGVRPIIFDTIVNQDIREILATSNGFMIDIFSTFLAPLEQELSEHSSYSVGKSHSIGHNSNYMERIEAVNFALDNDDGARTHYYDKADLILVGVSRCGKTPTCLYMAMQFGIRAANYPLTEDDMERLQLPAVLRKHQHKLFGLTIDPDRLTAIRNERKPNSRYSSYAQCEFEVREVENLFRRENIAHINSTHFSVEEISAKILVEKGVERRFK from the coding sequence ATGAAACGATCTGCTTTCTTTATCTCCGATGGCACCGGCATTACCGCCGAAACCCTGGGTCAGAGCCTGCTGGCGCAGTTCGAAAGCATTACCTTCGCCAAATTCACCCGGCCTTATATCGATAACGTGGATAAAGCGCGGGCCATGGTACAACAAATCAATCTGGCCGCCGAAAAAGACGGTGTGCGCCCGATCATTTTCGACACCATCGTCAACCAGGACATCCGTGAGATCCTCGCGACTTCCAATGGTTTCATGATCGACATCTTCTCGACCTTCCTTGCGCCCCTGGAACAGGAGCTCAGTGAGCATTCCTCATACTCCGTGGGCAAGTCCCATTCCATTGGCCACAATTCCAACTATATGGAGCGGATCGAGGCGGTGAACTTCGCCCTGGACAACGACGACGGCGCCCGCACCCACTACTACGACAAGGCCGACCTGATCCTGGTCGGCGTGTCGCGCTGCGGCAAGACCCCGACCTGCCTGTACATGGCCATGCAGTTTGGCATCCGCGCGGCCAACTACCCGCTGACCGAGGACGACATGGAACGCCTGCAACTGCCGGCGGTGCTGCGCAAACATCAGCACAAACTCTTCGGCCTAACCATCGACCCGGACCGACTCACGGCCATCCGTAACGAACGCAAGCCCAATAGCCGCTATTCGAGCTATGCCCAGTGCGAATTCGAAGTGCGGGAAGTGGAAAACCTGTTCCGCCGGGAAAACATTGCGCACATCAACTCCACGCATTTTTCGGTGGAAGAGATTTCGGCGAAAATCCTTGTAGAAAAGGGTGTTGAGCGGCGCTTCAAATAA
- a CDS encoding alpha/beta fold hydrolase has translation MQSSSNLFPVALLSAERRGDLSEDVYRLKPGNSPDSTVELAVTRLGLADVEQNRGVPVVLVHGSFSNRRFWYSPKGIGLGAYLARQGFDVWIPEMRGHGLSRRNQDYAKNRVADYARYDLPAIAAFVREQSAQIPHWIGHSLGGTTLAAALGGQYLGAPAVASVALFGCQVSRTYWPLKIPPVEWGGRLILKRFAQLSGSRLKRGPEDEPIGLALESMRWHGLFGRFGDSERDWWKGLAEVDVPLLAVSAAGDHQDPDWACRKLFDQVGSEHRQYLCLGRKQGFSGDFGHVEMLVSKAAQAEVWPLVQRWLKDPLAPLPGAQAQVPATV, from the coding sequence ATGCAAAGCAGCAGCAACCTGTTTCCCGTCGCCTTGCTCAGCGCTGAGCGTCGTGGCGACCTGAGTGAAGATGTCTACCGCCTCAAGCCTGGCAACAGCCCCGACAGCACCGTAGAGCTGGCGGTGACGCGCCTGGGCCTGGCCGATGTCGAGCAAAATCGTGGTGTGCCGGTGGTGCTGGTACACGGCAGCTTTTCCAATCGCCGTTTTTGGTATTCGCCCAAAGGCATCGGCCTGGGTGCGTATCTGGCGCGCCAGGGTTTTGATGTGTGGATCCCGGAAATGCGTGGCCACGGGCTTTCCCGGCGTAACCAGGACTACGCCAAGAATCGTGTCGCCGACTATGCTCGTTACGACCTGCCGGCCATTGCCGCCTTTGTGCGGGAGCAAAGTGCGCAGATTCCGCACTGGATCGGCCATTCGTTGGGTGGCACGACTTTGGCGGCCGCCTTGGGCGGTCAGTATCTGGGCGCGCCGGCGGTGGCGTCGGTGGCGCTGTTTGGCTGCCAGGTCAGCCGCACTTACTGGCCGTTGAAGATTCCGCCGGTGGAGTGGGGTGGGCGCTTGATCTTGAAGCGCTTTGCCCAACTTTCCGGTTCGCGACTCAAGCGTGGCCCGGAAGACGAGCCCATCGGCCTGGCCTTGGAAAGCATGCGCTGGCACGGTTTGTTCGGGCGTTTTGGCGATTCCGAGCGCGACTGGTGGAAAGGCTTGGCTGAGGTCGATGTGCCGCTTCTTGCGGTGAGTGCCGCGGGCGATCATCAAGATCCGGACTGGGCCTGCCGCAAGCTGTTTGACCAAGTGGGCAGCGAGCACCGCCAATACCTGTGCTTGGGGCGCAAGCAAGGATTCAGCGGTGATTTCGGGCATGTCGAGATGCTGGTCAGCAAGGCGGCGCAGGCCGAAGTGTGGCCATTGGTGCAACGTTGGCTGAAAGATCCCCTGGCACCTTTGCCGGGTGCACAGGCGCAGGTGCCTGCGACTGTTTGA
- the ppsA gene encoding phosphoenolpyruvate synthase, protein MVEYVVSLDKLGVHDVEHVGGKNASLGEMISNLAGAGVSVPGGFATTAQAYRDFLELSGLNDQIHAALDALDVDDVNALAKTGAQIRQWIMEAEFPEKLNAEIRTAFATLSAGNPDMAVAVRSSATAEDLPDASFAGQQETFLNIRGVENVIRAAKEVFASLFNDRAISYRVHQGFDHKLVALSAGVQRMVRSETGTAGVMFTLDTESGFRDVVFITGAYGLGETVVQGAVNPDEFYVHKHTLEAGRPAILRRNLGSKAIKMIYGDEAKAGRSVKTVDVDKAERARFCLSDAEVSELAKQAMIIEKHYKCPMDIEWAKDGDDGKLYIVQARPETVKSRTSANVMERYLLKETGTVLVEGRAIGQRIGAGKVRIIKDVSEMDKVQPGDVLVSDMTDPDWEPVMKRASAIVTNRGGRTCHAAIIARELGIPAVVGCGNATQLLKDGQGVTVSCAEGDTGFIFEGELGFDIKQNSIDAMPDLPFKIMMNVGNPDRAFDFAQLPNAGVGLARLEFIINRMIGVHPKALLNYDGLPVEIKDSVDKRIAGYNDPVGFYVEKLVEGISTLAAAFWPKKVIVRLSDFKSNEYANLIGGKLYEPEEENPMLGFRGASRYISEAFRDCFELECRALKRVRNEMGLTNVEIMVPFVRTLGEASHVVDLLAENGLTRGENGLRVIMMCELPSNAILAEEFLEFFDGFSIGSNDLTQLTLGLDRDSGIIAHLFDERNPAVKKLLANAIQACNKAGKYIGICGQGPSDHPDLAKWLMEQGIESVSLNPDSVLETWFFLAEGEASA, encoded by the coding sequence TTGGTAGAGTACGTAGTTTCCCTCGATAAGCTCGGCGTCCATGATGTAGAGCATGTGGGGGGCAAGAACGCATCCCTCGGCGAGATGATCAGTAATCTTGCGGGCGCTGGTGTCTCGGTGCCGGGTGGTTTCGCCACCACCGCCCAGGCATATCGTGACTTCCTCGAACTGAGCGGTCTCAACGACCAGATCCACGCTGCCCTGGACGCGCTGGATGTGGATGATGTCAACGCTCTGGCCAAGACCGGCGCGCAGATCCGCCAGTGGATCATGGAAGCCGAGTTCCCCGAGAAGCTCAACGCAGAAATCCGCACCGCCTTCGCCACCCTGTCGGCCGGCAACCCGGACATGGCCGTCGCCGTGCGCTCCTCGGCCACCGCCGAAGACTTGCCCGACGCCTCCTTCGCCGGCCAGCAGGAAACCTTCCTGAACATCCGTGGCGTGGAAAACGTCATCCGCGCGGCGAAGGAAGTATTTGCCTCGCTGTTCAACGATCGCGCCATTTCCTACCGTGTACACCAGGGCTTTGACCACAAGCTGGTGGCCCTGTCTGCCGGCGTGCAGCGCATGGTACGTTCGGAAACCGGTACCGCCGGCGTGATGTTCACCCTGGATACCGAATCGGGCTTCCGTGACGTGGTGTTTATCACCGGCGCCTACGGCCTGGGCGAAACCGTCGTACAAGGCGCGGTCAACCCGGACGAGTTTTACGTGCATAAGCACACCCTTGAAGCTGGTCGCCCGGCGATCCTGCGCCGCAACCTGGGCAGCAAGGCCATCAAGATGATCTACGGCGACGAGGCCAAGGCCGGTCGCTCGGTGAAAACCGTTGATGTCGACAAGGCCGAGCGTGCGCGCTTCTGCCTCAGCGACGCCGAAGTCAGCGAATTGGCCAAGCAGGCGATGATCATCGAGAAGCACTACAAGTGCCCGATGGATATCGAGTGGGCCAAAGACGGCGATGACGGCAAGCTGTACATCGTCCAGGCACGTCCGGAAACCGTGAAAAGCCGCACCTCGGCCAATGTCATGGAACGCTACCTGTTGAAAGAAACCGGCACCGTGCTGGTGGAAGGCCGTGCCATCGGCCAGCGCATCGGCGCTGGCAAGGTGCGGATCATCAAGGACGTGTCCGAGATGGACAAGGTCCAGCCGGGTGACGTGCTGGTCTCCGACATGACCGACCCGGATTGGGAGCCCGTGATGAAGCGCGCCAGCGCCATCGTCACCAACCGTGGCGGGCGTACCTGCCACGCGGCGATCATTGCCCGTGAACTGGGGATCCCGGCAGTCGTCGGTTGCGGCAACGCCACCCAACTGCTCAAGGATGGCCAGGGCGTCACCGTATCCTGCGCCGAAGGCGATACCGGCTTCATCTTTGAAGGTGAACTGGGCTTCGACATCAAGCAAAACTCCATCGACGCCATGCCCGACCTGCCGTTCAAGATCATGATGAACGTCGGCAACCCCGACCGCGCCTTCGACTTCGCGCAGTTGCCGAACGCTGGGGTGGGCCTGGCTCGCCTGGAGTTCATCATCAACCGTATGATCGGCGTGCACCCCAAGGCCCTGTTGAACTACGACGGCCTGCCGGTGGAAATCAAGGACAGCGTCGACAAGCGCATCGCCGGCTACAACGACCCTGTTGGCTTCTACGTCGAGAAGCTGGTGGAAGGCATCAGCACCCTGGCAGCGGCCTTCTGGCCGAAGAAAGTCATCGTGCGCCTGTCGGACTTCAAGTCCAACGAATATGCGAACCTGATCGGCGGCAAGCTTTACGAGCCGGAAGAAGAAAACCCGATGCTGGGTTTCCGTGGCGCCTCGCGCTATATCAGCGAAGCGTTCCGTGACTGCTTCGAGCTCGAATGCCGCGCCCTCAAACGTGTGCGCAATGAGATGGGCCTGACCAACGTCGAGATCATGGTGCCGTTCGTACGTACCCTGGGCGAAGCGAGCCATGTGGTCGATCTGCTGGCTGAAAATGGCCTGACCCGTGGCGAAAATGGCCTGCGCGTGATCATGATGTGCGAGCTGCCGTCCAACGCCATCCTCGCCGAGGAGTTCCTGGAGTTCTTCGATGGTTTCTCCATCGGTTCCAACGACCTGACCCAACTGACCCTGGGTCTGGATCGCGACTCCGGGATCATTGCTCACCTGTTTGACGAGCGTAACCCAGCGGTCAAGAAGCTGTTGGCCAACGCCATCCAGGCCTGCAACAAGGCTGGCAAGTACATCGGTATCTGCGGCCAAGGTCCTTCCGATCACCCGGACCTGGCCAAATGGCTGATGGAACAGGGCATCGAAAGCGTCTCGCTGAACCCCGATTCCGTGCTGGAAACCTGGTTCTTCCTGGCTGAAGGCGAAGCCTCGGCGTAA
- a CDS encoding zinc transporter ZntB encodes MFEEENAQWGLVHALVLDGKGGARSIARTELDDLQLQSQESLWLHWDRSHPQTQTWLRKSSGLSEFACDLLLEENTRPRLLPLPDDELLLFLRGINLNPGAEPEDMVSVRIFASAARVISLRLRPLRATDELLVQLADGKGPRTASELILYMAQYLTHKVQDLVSDLSEIVDIEEEKLDTDERYTPEHGSVLQIRRRAAALKRFLAPQRDIFAQLTRIKLPWFVDDDADYWNELNNSLTRYLEELELSRERVGLVLEAEDRRLSVRMNRTMYRFGIITGIFLPMSFLTGLLGINVGGIPFSESPYGFAIACMLMVSVALGQWWLFRRLRWV; translated from the coding sequence ATGTTCGAGGAAGAAAACGCGCAGTGGGGGCTGGTACATGCCCTGGTACTGGACGGTAAAGGCGGTGCGCGTTCGATTGCCCGGACTGAGCTTGACGACCTGCAATTGCAGTCCCAGGAAAGCCTGTGGCTGCATTGGGATCGCAGCCATCCCCAGACCCAGACCTGGTTGCGCAAATCCAGCGGCCTGAGCGAGTTCGCCTGCGACCTGCTGCTGGAGGAAAACACCCGGCCACGGTTGTTGCCGTTGCCGGACGACGAGTTGCTGCTGTTTCTGCGGGGAATCAACCTCAACCCGGGGGCAGAGCCGGAGGACATGGTGTCGGTGCGTATTTTCGCCTCGGCTGCGCGGGTCATCTCCCTGCGTCTGCGACCCTTGCGCGCCACCGACGAGTTGCTGGTGCAGTTGGCGGATGGAAAAGGTCCCAGGACTGCTTCCGAACTGATCCTGTACATGGCGCAGTACCTGACCCATAAAGTGCAGGATCTGGTCAGCGACCTGTCTGAAATCGTCGATATTGAAGAAGAAAAACTGGATACCGACGAACGGTATACCCCGGAGCATGGCAGTGTCCTACAGATCCGTCGGCGTGCCGCCGCGCTCAAGCGGTTCCTGGCACCCCAGCGCGATATTTTCGCGCAACTGACCCGTATAAAATTGCCTTGGTTCGTCGATGACGATGCCGACTATTGGAATGAATTGAATAACAGTCTGACCCGTTACCTGGAAGAGCTGGAATTGAGCCGGGAGCGCGTGGGGCTGGTGCTGGAGGCCGAGGATAGGCGTTTGAGCGTGCGCATGAACCGCACCATGTACCGCTTCGGGATCATCACCGGGATCTTTTTGCCGATGAGTTTTCTGACCGGGTTGCTGGGGATCAACGTAGGGGGGATTCCGTTTTCAGAGAGCCCCTATGGCTTCGCGATTGCCTGCATGTTGATGGTCTCGGTGGCCCTTGGGCAGTGGTGGTTGTTTCGACGTTTACGCTGGGTTTGA
- the rraA gene encoding ribonuclease E activity regulator RraA → MNHYVTPDLCDAYPDLVQVLEPMFANFGGRDSFGGQIVTVKCFEDNSRVKEQAELDGTGKVLVVDGGGSLRCALLGDMIADRAAKNGWEGLVIYGCVRDVDVLAQTDLGVQALASHPKKSNRQGVGDVGGAVTFAGVTLRPGEYVYADNNGVIVSPSPLKMPE, encoded by the coding sequence ATGAACCATTACGTTACCCCCGACCTGTGTGACGCCTACCCGGACCTGGTACAGGTGCTGGAGCCGATGTTCGCCAACTTTGGGGGGCGGGACTCCTTCGGTGGCCAGATCGTGACCGTCAAGTGCTTTGAGGACAACTCCCGGGTCAAGGAGCAGGCCGAGCTGGATGGCACTGGCAAAGTGCTGGTGGTCGACGGCGGTGGTTCGCTGCGCTGCGCCTTGCTGGGCGACATGATCGCTGATCGAGCCGCAAAGAACGGCTGGGAAGGGTTGGTGATCTACGGCTGTGTGCGGGATGTGGATGTCCTCGCCCAGACCGACCTGGGCGTGCAGGCCTTGGCCAGCCACCCGAAGAAGAGCAATCGCCAGGGTGTGGGCGACGTGGGTGGAGCTGTGACCTTTGCCGGTGTGACATTGCGCCCGGGCGAATATGTCTATGCCGATAACAATGGCGTGATTGTTTCGCCCAGCCCGCTGAAAATGCCTGAATAA